Genomic DNA from Oceaniferula marina:
AACGGCCCCTGAACCCGCTGACACTGATATTGTTTCGGCGACTTCATGCTCCTAGCAAGGTTCCCATCGGATAGAGTAGCTCAGCACTGACTTCATCAATTTTTTTCAGAACCTCGTCCGACAACTCAAGATCCGCGGCTGCAAAAATCGGAGCCAATTGATCTTCATGGGAAACCCCGACAATAGTGGAGGCCACATAGTCATGCTGCTTACTCCATGCCGTAGCCAAGGTCACCACATCCATATCTGCCTCCTTGGCAATCTCAACCAAACGGGCCGTGGTTTCCAGACTCTTCGGATTCACAAACCGCTCTGCCATTCGACGTTGGCGCGGAGCCCCATTTTTCAAATATGCACTGAACCGAGCACCCTCAGGTAACTGACCATCGTTGTACTTGCCACTCACCACCCCTCCTGCCAGTGGACTGTATGGCAACAAACTCACTTGCTCACGCCGACACACCTCGGCCAATTCATCCTCGCAGCGACGATGAATCACCGAAAAATTATTCTGAATCGTATCGTAACGGGCAAAACCGGACACATCACTGGCCCACAAGGCCTTCATCAACCCGTAGCTGTCCTCGTTGCTGATCCCAATTGTCCTCACTTTTCCTTCCTGCACCAGCTCGTCCAACACCTCCAGTGTATCTTCGGGGCGCATCCCGTGATCCGGCCAATGCACCTGATAGAGATCAATATAATCCGTCTGCAAACGACGCAAACTCCCCTCCACGGCCTGTCGGATATGGACACGATCCAAAGCGGCCTTGCCACCCCTGACCGGGGGATTAAACCATCCGTGGGCAGCACCCGCCACCTTACTCGCCAGGATGATACTATTGCGGTCCCTTCCTTTCATCCACTCTCCGAGCAAGCTCTCGGTTCTTCCAGCTTCCTCCACCGTCGGAGGTACCGGATACACTTCCGCGGTATCAAAAAAATCAATCCCGGCATCGATCGACTGATCGAGAATCCGGAAGCTCATCTCCTTATCCGCCTGTTTACCAAAGGTCATGGTTCCCATACAAATCTCACTGACCACAATACCACTGGTGCCTAATCGGTTCTGCTTCATGCCTCCATCATGCGCGATCGTCAGGACTTGGCAAGTCATCTCCTTCCTGATACATGCCTACGGTCATGGACATTCTCCCCAACCTCTTCACTCTGCTGATGCTCATCCTCCTGCAAGCGGTCCTTGGTTTTGACAACTTGCTCTACATTTCTCTGGAATCCAAACGTGCACCGGAAGACAAACAACGCATGGTCCGAATCTGGGGAATTGGCCTCGCCGTGGTCCTACGGATCTGCCTGC
This window encodes:
- a CDS encoding aldo/keto reductase, giving the protein MKQNRLGTSGIVVSEICMGTMTFGKQADKEMSFRILDQSIDAGIDFFDTAEVYPVPPTVEEAGRTESLLGEWMKGRDRNSIILASKVAGAAHGWFNPPVRGGKAALDRVHIRQAVEGSLRRLQTDYIDLYQVHWPDHGMRPEDTLEVLDELVQEGKVRTIGISNEDSYGLMKALWASDVSGFARYDTIQNNFSVIHRRCEDELAEVCRREQVSLLPYSPLAGGVVSGKYNDGQLPEGARFSAYLKNGAPRQRRMAERFVNPKSLETTARLVEIAKEADMDVVTLATAWSKQHDYVASTIVGVSHEDQLAPIFAAADLELSDEVLKKIDEVSAELLYPMGTLLGA